The Mycolicibacterium parafortuitum nucleotide sequence TCGTCGCGGTATCGCCGCACCGCGGACGCCGTCCTCATGACGGTCCAGAGGTCGTCCGAGGTGGCCGGAACCGCGTCGCGGCTCATGCCGGAAGGGCAGATCGCGTCGGCGGCAGCACGCCGCGCCAGGTGCCGCCGCGTACCGGACCCGTCACCAGCGGCAGATCGAGCGTCGACAGCGCCCCCGGCGGTGCCGCGATGACCGCGGGGATGGCGTTGAGCTCCCGCATCACCGTCGCGTAGGTCAGGCCGCGCATGTTGTTGCCGCGGCCGTGCATCTCGATGTCCACGGTGTAGGTCGGCAGGCCGTCGACGATGACGCGGTAGCCCCCGTGCGGGGACGGATGCCGGGGCCAGTCCGGCGCCGACTCCTCACCCATCCGCGTGATGTGCTCCAACACCACCCGGGGTTCCCCGTCGACGATCCCGGCCAACTTGAACCGCATCCCGCCCATGGTGCCCGGTTCGATCCATCCCGAGGCGACCTCGTAACGCCGCGTGGCGAGCCACTTTTCGATGGTGGTGTCGACACGGTCCAGCGGCAGCCCGACTCCGTCGGAGACCAGATGCACCGTGGGTGCCCACAGCGCGGCAAGACGTTCGGGGTCGAACAGCGGGGCGGGGTGGTCCGGCGGATGCCCGAAACCCATGAAGTCGAACATGATGTCGGGCTGGTCGATGGGTCCGTAGTCGAGGATCTCGAGCATGGTGATCGTGTCGACGCGGCTGCTGAATCCGGTCATGGTCAGCGCGATCACGTCGTTGGCCCACCCGGGATCGACCCCGCTGTTGAAGAAGCTGGTGCCGCCCTCCGCGCAGGCCGATTCGATGAGCTCGGCGGTCTCCCGATCGGCCGCGGGCGGGTAGCACATCGGCACCAGCGAGGTGCACACCACGTTCTTGCCGGCGCGCAGGCACCGTGCGATGTCCTGCGCGGCTTCGCGATAGCGGTAATCCCCGGAGGCGAAGTAGGCCACGGCGTCGGCGTCGAGGGCCAGCGCCGCGTCGATGTCGCGCGTCGCCACCACCCCGGTGGCCGGCATGCCACAGAGTGCGCCCGCGTCCATGCCGTCCTTGGCCTCGGCATGCACGACGACTCCGACCAGGTCGAGCCCCGGGTGTGCGATCAGCGCGCGCAGCGCTCCCACCCCGACCTGGCCGGGACCCCACAGGATCACCTTCGGGTTGCATCGGATCTCTGTCATGTCCACCTTCCCCGGCGAAGACGCGATGTATGAGAACATAGCTTCTCACTAATGGATAACACCATTACCACGGGGCGCGACGATGGAGGAGCCGATGACCGATTACCAGTTCTTGAAGTGGGAGGTGTTCGACGACGGGCAGATCGTCCGGATCTCGCTGAACCGTCCGGAACAACGCAACGCTCAGAACCGGGGAATGCTGGTCGAACTCGACGACGCCTTCACGCGCGCCGAAGCCGACGACGATGTCCGCGTCGTCATCCTCGCCGGCGAGGGACCGATGTTCTCCTCCGGCCACGACATCGGCTCCAAACAGGCCCGCGCCGAGTTCACTCCCGGTCCGCAACAGCACCCGACCGCGGCGATCAACGGTGGCACCCGCGAGGGCGCCGAGAAGATCATGTTGCAGGAATGGCATTACTTCTTCCAGAACAACCTTCGCTGGCGCAACCTGCGCAAGATCACCATCGCGCAGGTGCACGGGGACGTGTTCTCGGCGGGCCTGATGCTGATCTGGGCCTGCGACCTGATCGTGGGAAGTGAGGAGGTGCGCTTCGCCGACGTGGTCGGCACCCGGCTGGGCATGTGCGGCATGGAGTACTTCGGTCACCCATGGGAATTCGGCCCACGGCGCGCCAAGGAGCTGATGCTGACCGGCGATGCGATCGACATCGAGGAGGCCTACCGGCTGGGCATGGTGAGCAAGGTCTTCAAGCGCGAGGAACTCGCCGAACGCACGCTGGAGATGGCGCGCCGCATCGCGACCGTCCCGACCATGGCCGCTCTGCTGATCAAGGAGTCGGTCAACCAGTCCGTGGACAACATGGGTTTCTACAACGCGCTGCAGTCCTGTTTCACGCTTCATCAGCTGAATCACTCGCACTGGGTCGGGGTCCGCGACGACAAGCGCGCGACCGCCGGCGAGGAGCAGGGCGTGCCGAACTGGCGCACCGCGCCGCCCATCGTGCTGTCGGTCAAGGA carries:
- a CDS encoding NAD(P)H-dependent amine dehydrogenase family protein, which produces MILWGPGQVGVGALRALIAHPGLDLVGVVVHAEAKDGMDAGALCGMPATGVVATRDIDAALALDADAVAYFASGDYRYREAAQDIARCLRAGKNVVCTSLVPMCYPPAADRETAELIESACAEGGTSFFNSGVDPGWANDVIALTMTGFSSRVDTITMLEILDYGPIDQPDIMFDFMGFGHPPDHPAPLFDPERLAALWAPTVHLVSDGVGLPLDRVDTTIEKWLATRRYEVASGWIEPGTMGGMRFKLAGIVDGEPRVVLEHITRMGEESAPDWPRHPSPHGGYRVIVDGLPTYTVDIEMHGRGNNMRGLTYATVMRELNAIPAVIAAPPGALSTLDLPLVTGPVRGGTWRGVLPPTRSALPA
- a CDS encoding enoyl-CoA hydratase, translated to MTDYQFLKWEVFDDGQIVRISLNRPEQRNAQNRGMLVELDDAFTRAEADDDVRVVILAGEGPMFSSGHDIGSKQARAEFTPGPQQHPTAAINGGTREGAEKIMLQEWHYFFQNNLRWRNLRKITIAQVHGDVFSAGLMLIWACDLIVGSEEVRFADVVGTRLGMCGMEYFGHPWEFGPRRAKELMLTGDAIDIEEAYRLGMVSKVFKREELAERTLEMARRIATVPTMAALLIKESVNQSVDNMGFYNALQSCFTLHQLNHSHWVGVRDDKRATAGEEQGVPNWRTAPPIVLSVKDQVRAQA